Proteins encoded in a region of the Streptomyces violaceoruber genome:
- a CDS encoding SCO2195 family GlnR-regulated protein, giving the protein MQAAPVRPTTVRATAIPSFTTALRAVESLLMSGGQRTARRNAWNSVLEDRRRAKDRIETERALRQSVAGRP; this is encoded by the coding sequence ATGCAGGCCGCGCCCGTTCGCCCCACCACCGTCCGCGCCACCGCCATCCCGTCGTTCACCACCGCCCTGCGGGCCGTCGAGTCGCTGCTGATGAGCGGCGGCCAGCGCACCGCCCGGCGCAACGCCTGGAACTCCGTCCTGGAGGACCGTCGCCGCGCCAAGGACCGGATCGAGACCGAGCGCGCGCTGCGGCAGTCCGTCGCCGGCCGCCCCTGA
- the lipB gene encoding lipoyl(octanoyl) transferase LipB gives MSELRFVRMGFGADRVEYQEAWDEQRRVHAARFVDEVPDTVLLLEHPPVYTAGRRTEDSERPLDGTPVIDVDRGGKITWHGPGQLVGYPIQKLPRPVDVVAHVRRLEEALIRTCAEFGLETSRVEGRSGVWVLGDPVEQRPVLGGLSLDFDPRLSDDEFDPRLNGPEYAPSNAGQRREDRKIAAIGIRVAKGVTMHGFALNVNPDNKWFDKIIPCGIRDAGVASLANELGRDVTIEEVLPVAERHLRDVLENAELKPRVIEKTPA, from the coding sequence GTGAGTGAGCTGCGCTTCGTCCGGATGGGGTTCGGTGCCGATCGCGTCGAGTACCAGGAGGCGTGGGACGAACAGCGCCGGGTGCACGCCGCGCGGTTCGTCGACGAGGTCCCCGACACCGTGCTGCTCCTCGAACACCCCCCGGTCTACACCGCCGGCCGGCGCACCGAGGACAGCGAGCGTCCGCTGGACGGCACCCCGGTGATCGACGTGGACCGCGGCGGCAAGATCACCTGGCACGGCCCGGGCCAGCTGGTGGGCTACCCCATCCAGAAGCTCCCGCGCCCGGTCGACGTGGTGGCCCACGTCCGCCGGCTGGAGGAGGCCCTGATCCGCACCTGCGCGGAGTTCGGCCTGGAGACCTCCCGAGTGGAGGGCCGCAGCGGTGTCTGGGTCCTCGGCGACCCGGTAGAGCAGCGCCCCGTGCTCGGCGGCCTCTCCCTGGACTTCGACCCCCGCCTGAGCGACGACGAGTTCGACCCCCGCCTCAACGGACCCGAGTACGCCCCGTCCAACGCGGGCCAGCGCCGCGAGGACCGCAAGATCGCCGCCATCGGCATCCGGGTCGCCAAGGGCGTCACGATGCACGGTTTCGCACTGAACGTGAACCCCGACAACAAGTGGTTCGACAAGATCATCCCCTGCGGCATCCGCGACGCGGGCGTCGCCTCCCTGGCGAACGAACTCGGCCGCGACGTGACCATCGAGGAGGTCCTCCCGGTCGCCGAACGCCACCTGAGGGACGTCCTGGAGAACGCGGAACTCAAGCCCCGGGTCATCGAGAAGACACCGGCATAA
- a CDS encoding tyrosine-type recombinase/integrase, with the protein MASLKKRPNGKWRARYRDAAGREHARHFERKVDGQRWLDEETASIVTGQYVDPQARKTTVDEWCDTWLEGYASNRPSTVRQARVHLARIRQEFGPLPLTAVQPSMVRAWLARLRNEGRSASYLFALHSRLSQVMQDAVIDRKVPANPCSRRTSPGAGKPRAYVATEAQLWELYERAGAPFRPALLLGAFVGLRTAEACGLRPQDVDLEGRAITPAVQYPAAPLKTEMSGETVPIPDSLVTVLKPLCADRAHVLVDEDGAQLGPWQVEREMRRIRGKVTGLPAGFRFHDLRHFYASLLIASGADVKVVQHRLRHASAKTTLDTYGHLWPDSDESTRTAVERAMNGKIVSLADSVRTGGDPE; encoded by the coding sequence GTGGCGAGCCTGAAGAAGCGCCCGAACGGTAAATGGCGCGCCCGCTACCGGGACGCGGCCGGCCGCGAGCACGCGCGGCACTTCGAGCGGAAGGTCGACGGGCAGCGGTGGCTCGACGAGGAGACGGCGAGCATCGTCACCGGCCAGTACGTCGACCCGCAGGCCCGGAAGACCACGGTCGACGAGTGGTGCGACACCTGGCTTGAGGGCTACGCCTCGAACCGGCCGTCCACCGTGCGGCAGGCCCGCGTGCATCTGGCGCGCATCCGGCAGGAGTTCGGGCCGCTGCCGCTCACGGCGGTGCAGCCGTCCATGGTCCGGGCCTGGCTCGCGCGCCTGCGGAACGAGGGGCGTTCGGCGTCGTACCTGTTCGCGCTGCACTCCCGCCTGTCGCAGGTGATGCAGGACGCGGTCATCGACCGGAAGGTGCCGGCGAATCCGTGCTCGCGGCGGACGTCGCCGGGCGCGGGCAAGCCGCGGGCCTACGTCGCGACCGAGGCGCAGCTGTGGGAGCTGTACGAGCGGGCAGGCGCGCCGTTCCGTCCGGCGCTGCTGCTGGGCGCGTTCGTCGGTCTGCGGACGGCGGAGGCGTGCGGGCTACGGCCGCAGGACGTCGACCTCGAGGGCCGTGCCATCACGCCGGCGGTGCAGTACCCGGCGGCGCCGCTGAAGACGGAGATGAGCGGGGAGACGGTACCGATCCCGGACAGTCTCGTCACGGTGCTGAAGCCGCTGTGCGCGGACCGCGCGCACGTCCTGGTCGACGAGGACGGCGCCCAGCTCGGGCCGTGGCAGGTCGAGCGGGAGATGCGGCGCATCCGGGGGAAGGTCACCGGTCTGCCAGCGGGGTTCCGCTTCCACGACCTGCGGCACTTCTACGCGTCGCTGCTCATCGCGTCCGGCGCGGACGTCAAGGTCGTGCAGCACCGGCTGCGGCACGCCTCGGCGAAGACGACGCTCGACACCTACGGGCACTTGTGGCCCGACTCCGACGAGTCGACGCGGACCGCAGTCGAGCGCGCCATGAACGGCAAGATCGTTAGTCTTGCGGACTCTGTGCGGACCGGGGGTGACCCGGAATGA
- a CDS encoding ATP-binding protein: MTTDNLAQQLTGGPMDADDDPLAYIPDDGPAEDDDKKGRGPSQAAQLVAIARKRYELFMSEDGRPYGVKTDGANIALPLRGKAGLRSQLARIYNDEHKGAVPSQGALSDAMTVLEGVAQDADPRVPHVRVARDGARIVVDLADADGRCVVIRPDGWERVARSPVLFRRSGAMKPLPAPVRDGDGLAKLQALLNTDEDGFRLLVAWLVATFIPDLPHPILTFRGEQGTGKSYSAKMVIGIVDPSGAPKRTAPRDVKSWATQAFNSWALCLDNVSIIPDWLSDALCRAVTGDGIVDRALYTDDDVVVLEFRRVLAMTTIDAGALAGDLAERLLTIELHTIPDRRRREEAELDAAYAEAHASILASLFDLLADVLAVLPDVQLAERPRMADFARVLAAVDKVKGWNTLDSYKATARDAVADVLDGEPFAQAVVALVDRAGADGITLTASELLERVPAPERLPKKWPKDPTRAGGQLKRLAPVLRSIGIEVDDSKRTPDAKRKRLYTLTALAERRYETASAASATDPGTVSDQGKQGGRWGVDASVRNPTGPDAADAAPDATNVAASGVLTLPDQGERQRADAADAADAGMQPLSGPNVGPCVQCRKPTIRYGQHGAPRCPDCRTTTP, encoded by the coding sequence ATGACGACTGACAACCTCGCCCAGCAGCTCACGGGCGGCCCCATGGACGCTGATGACGACCCGTTGGCGTACATCCCCGACGACGGCCCCGCCGAGGACGACGACAAGAAGGGCCGCGGACCCTCGCAGGCCGCCCAGCTCGTCGCCATCGCCCGCAAGCGGTACGAACTGTTCATGTCCGAGGACGGCCGCCCCTACGGCGTGAAGACCGACGGCGCGAACATCGCCCTCCCGCTCCGCGGAAAGGCCGGCCTGCGCTCCCAGCTCGCCCGCATCTACAACGACGAGCACAAGGGCGCCGTGCCGTCGCAGGGCGCCCTTTCCGACGCCATGACCGTGCTGGAAGGCGTCGCCCAGGACGCCGACCCGCGCGTCCCGCACGTCCGCGTGGCCCGGGACGGCGCCCGCATCGTCGTCGACCTAGCGGACGCCGACGGCCGGTGCGTCGTCATCCGCCCGGACGGGTGGGAGCGCGTCGCCCGCTCCCCCGTCCTCTTCCGCCGCTCCGGCGCCATGAAGCCGTTGCCCGCGCCGGTCCGCGACGGCGACGGCCTGGCCAAGCTGCAAGCACTGCTCAACACCGACGAGGACGGGTTCCGTCTCCTCGTCGCGTGGCTCGTCGCCACGTTCATTCCCGACCTGCCGCACCCCATCCTCACGTTCCGGGGCGAGCAGGGCACCGGAAAGTCGTACTCCGCGAAGATGGTCATCGGCATCGTCGACCCATCCGGGGCGCCGAAGCGCACCGCGCCGCGGGACGTGAAGTCGTGGGCTACGCAGGCGTTCAACTCGTGGGCGCTGTGCCTGGACAACGTGTCGATCATCCCGGATTGGCTGTCCGACGCACTGTGCCGCGCGGTCACCGGTGACGGCATCGTCGACCGCGCCCTGTACACCGACGACGATGTCGTCGTCCTCGAGTTCCGCCGCGTCCTCGCCATGACGACGATCGACGCGGGCGCGCTCGCCGGGGACCTGGCCGAGCGGCTGCTGACCATCGAACTGCACACCATCCCGGACCGCCGGCGCCGTGAGGAAGCCGAGTTGGACGCGGCCTACGCCGAAGCGCACGCGTCCATCCTGGCCTCGCTGTTCGATCTCCTCGCCGACGTCCTGGCCGTCCTGCCCGACGTGCAACTGGCCGAACGCCCGCGCATGGCCGACTTCGCACGCGTCCTCGCCGCGGTCGACAAGGTCAAGGGATGGAACACCCTGGACAGCTACAAGGCGACCGCCCGCGACGCGGTGGCCGACGTCCTGGACGGCGAGCCGTTCGCCCAGGCCGTCGTGGCGCTCGTCGACCGCGCGGGCGCCGACGGCATCACCCTGACCGCCTCCGAGTTGCTGGAGCGGGTGCCCGCTCCCGAGCGGCTGCCGAAGAAGTGGCCGAAGGATCCGACGCGCGCCGGCGGACAGCTCAAGCGGCTCGCCCCGGTGCTGCGGTCGATCGGTATCGAGGTGGACGACAGCAAGCGCACCCCGGACGCGAAGCGTAAGCGCCTGTACACGCTGACCGCGCTTGCGGAGAGAAGGTACGAGACAGCGTCCGCAGCGTCCGCAACCGACCCCGGCACGGTGTCTGACCAGGGGAAACAGGGTGGACGCTGGGGGGTGGACGCTAGCGTCCGCAACCCGACCGGGCCGGACGCTGCGGACGCTGCACCGGACGCTACGAACGTTGCAGCGTCCGGTGTGCTCACCCTGCCTGACCAGGGTGAACGCCAGCGTGCGGACGCTGCGGACGCTGCGGACGCTGGAATGCAGCCACTCTCCGGCCCGAACGTCGGCCCGTGCGTCCAGTGCCGCAAGCCCACCATCCGCTACGGCCAGCACGGCGCACCCCGCTGCCCCGACTGCCGCACCACCACCCCCTGA
- a CDS encoding helix-turn-helix transcriptional regulator has product MSRRPLATLEQIAAFTGLPKRTLYDQRHRGVGVGALAFKVGTQLRWDWADVDAWVTQQKGQAAA; this is encoded by the coding sequence ATGTCCCGTCGCCCACTCGCCACCCTCGAACAGATCGCCGCGTTCACCGGCCTGCCGAAACGCACTCTCTACGACCAGCGGCACCGCGGTGTCGGCGTCGGCGCGCTCGCCTTCAAGGTCGGCACGCAACTCCGCTGGGACTGGGCAGACGTCGACGCCTGGGTCACCCAGCAGAAGGGGCAGGCCGCGGCATGA
- the lipA gene encoding lipoyl synthase, producing the protein MSAVAPDGRKMLRLEVRNSQTPIERKPEWIKTRAKMGPEYTKMQNLVKSEGLHTVCQEAGCPNIYECWEDREATFLIGGDQCTRRCDFCQIDTGKPEALDRDEPRRVGESVVTMDLNYATITGVARDDLPDGGAWLYAETVRQIHEQTAGREAGRTKVELLAPDFNAVPELLREVFESRPEVFAHNVETVPRIFKRIRPGFRYERSLKVITDARDFGLVTKSNLILGMGETREEISEALKQLHEAGCELITITQYLRPSVRHHPVERWVKPQEFVELKEEAEQIGFSGVMSGPLVRSSYRAGRLYGMAMEQRRSATV; encoded by the coding sequence GTGTCCGCAGTCGCACCCGACGGACGCAAGATGCTGCGCCTGGAGGTCCGCAACAGCCAGACCCCCATCGAGCGCAAGCCCGAGTGGATCAAGACCCGGGCGAAAATGGGCCCCGAATACACCAAGATGCAGAACCTCGTGAAGAGCGAGGGCCTGCACACGGTCTGCCAGGAAGCCGGCTGTCCCAACATCTACGAGTGCTGGGAGGACCGCGAGGCGACCTTCCTCATCGGCGGCGACCAGTGCACCCGGCGCTGCGACTTCTGCCAGATCGACACCGGCAAGCCCGAGGCGCTCGACCGCGACGAGCCGCGCCGCGTCGGCGAGTCCGTGGTCACCATGGACCTGAACTACGCCACCATCACCGGCGTCGCCCGCGACGACCTCCCCGACGGCGGCGCGTGGCTGTACGCGGAGACGGTGCGCCAGATCCACGAGCAGACCGCCGGCCGCGAGGCCGGCCGCACCAAGGTCGAGCTGTTGGCCCCGGACTTCAACGCCGTTCCGGAGCTGCTCCGGGAGGTCTTCGAGTCCCGCCCCGAGGTCTTCGCGCACAACGTCGAGACCGTCCCGCGGATCTTCAAGCGCATCCGCCCGGGCTTCCGCTACGAGCGCTCCCTGAAGGTGATCACCGACGCCCGCGACTTCGGCCTGGTCACCAAGTCGAACCTGATCCTCGGCATGGGCGAGACCCGCGAGGAGATCAGCGAGGCGCTGAAGCAGCTGCACGAGGCCGGCTGCGAGCTGATCACCATCACGCAGTACCTGCGCCCGTCCGTGCGCCACCACCCGGTGGAGCGCTGGGTCAAGCCGCAGGAGTTCGTCGAGCTGAAGGAGGAGGCCGAGCAGATCGGCTTCTCCGGCGTGATGTCGGGCCCTCTGGTCCGCTCGTCGTACCGGGCCGGACGGCTCTACGGAATGGCCATGGAGCAGCGCCGGTCCGCCACCGTGTGA
- a CDS encoding NAD(P)/FAD-dependent oxidoreductase, whose protein sequence is MLEPAYQADVVVVGAGIAGLAAAQRLTSAGVTTTVLEAAHAVGGRMATEKVDGFRLDRIGQLLSTAYPELRRTPGLDGLALLPFAPGVLLHSEGRHHHAGAPSGVRSARGALHAVRALASAPRSMPAPRRTVNAPGTSGRPAAAPRSRAGAPLGTAVDQARLGAALARLAHTPAERLLARPELPAARALAARGLPARTIDGFLRPLLAALLYDPDLTTSSRCADLALRAFAGGRLTLPEGGAEALPEHMARSLPPGTVHTGVRVTSVATNAVTTAEHGVIRCRAVLVATDARAAAELLPGLRVPDFHPVTVVHHTTDEPPTTGAALLLDADRGGPVAHTAQVSQVDPSRAPAGRTLVSSTVLGPPPPDLDTAVRIHLSRLYGTPTTRWETLAVHHTPEAVPAMRPPHDPRRPVRLLAGLYVCGDHRDTSTAQGALHSGHRASAAILRDLGAGRPMHSAEPAPTAHAA, encoded by the coding sequence GTGCTTGAGCCCGCGTACCAGGCGGACGTCGTCGTCGTGGGGGCCGGGATCGCCGGACTCGCCGCGGCGCAACGGCTGACCAGCGCAGGAGTGACGACCACGGTCCTGGAGGCCGCCCATGCGGTGGGCGGCCGGATGGCCACCGAGAAGGTCGACGGTTTCCGGCTCGACAGAATCGGACAGCTGCTGTCCACGGCGTATCCCGAACTGCGCCGCACCCCCGGGCTCGACGGTCTCGCGCTGCTGCCCTTCGCCCCCGGGGTCCTGCTGCACAGCGAGGGCCGCCACCATCACGCGGGCGCCCCGTCGGGCGTACGGAGCGCACGGGGCGCACTCCATGCGGTGCGCGCCCTCGCGAGCGCCCCTCGCTCGATGCCCGCGCCCCGGCGCACGGTGAACGCGCCCGGCACGTCCGGCAGGCCGGCCGCCGCGCCCCGCAGCCGCGCCGGCGCCCCGCTCGGCACCGCCGTGGACCAGGCCCGGCTCGGTGCCGCGCTGGCCCGGCTCGCGCACACGCCGGCCGAACGGCTGCTGGCCCGGCCGGAGCTGCCCGCCGCCCGGGCGCTGGCGGCCCGCGGGCTGCCGGCCCGCACGATCGACGGCTTCCTGCGCCCCCTGCTCGCCGCCCTGCTGTACGACCCGGACCTCACGACGTCCAGCCGGTGCGCGGACCTCGCGCTGCGCGCCTTCGCCGGCGGACGGCTCACGCTGCCCGAGGGCGGCGCCGAGGCCCTGCCGGAGCACATGGCGCGGTCGCTGCCGCCGGGCACCGTGCACACCGGAGTCCGCGTCACCTCGGTCGCGACCAACGCGGTGACCACCGCGGAGCACGGCGTCATCCGCTGCCGGGCCGTGCTGGTGGCGACCGACGCCCGCGCGGCGGCCGAGCTGCTGCCGGGCCTGCGGGTGCCGGACTTCCACCCGGTGACGGTGGTCCACCACACCACCGACGAGCCGCCGACGACCGGCGCGGCCCTGCTGCTCGACGCCGACCGGGGCGGCCCGGTGGCCCACACGGCGCAGGTCAGCCAGGTGGACCCGTCCCGCGCGCCGGCCGGCCGCACCCTGGTCTCCTCGACGGTCCTCGGCCCTCCCCCGCCCGACCTCGACACCGCCGTACGCATCCACCTGTCCCGCCTCTACGGCACCCCGACCACCCGCTGGGAGACCCTCGCCGTGCACCACACGCCCGAGGCGGTGCCCGCGATGCGCCCGCCGCACGATCCACGCAGGCCGGTACGGCTGCTGGCCGGGCTGTACGTGTGCGGCGACCACCGCGACACCAGCACCGCCCAGGGCGCCCTGCACTCGGGCCACCGGGCCTCGGCGGCGATCCTGAGGGACCTCGGCGCGGGCCGTCCGATGCACTCGGCGGAGCCGGCGCCGACGGCCCACGCGGCCTAG
- a CDS encoding helix-turn-helix domain-containing protein, with product MEHPSPSAPVDVLARRVRQVRSRREITAQQLADRLRDVGVPWDRATVTKLETGRRQNVTLVEWLALARVLDVAPVHLLIEPEVPGPDADDQAALPYDVTPGETVPRYQARAWIRGLANLPGTDLRTFFSEVPAWEWGHRWVLVSKDADPDAPIGDLHKWARAGYGGYGNPDIVGRGHGGEPEEAPER from the coding sequence ATGGAACATCCAAGCCCGTCGGCCCCGGTCGACGTCCTAGCCCGCCGGGTGCGGCAGGTACGCTCCCGCCGCGAGATCACAGCGCAGCAACTCGCCGACCGACTCCGGGACGTCGGGGTGCCGTGGGACCGCGCGACCGTGACGAAACTCGAAACGGGGCGCCGGCAGAACGTGACCCTGGTCGAATGGCTGGCCCTCGCCCGCGTCCTCGACGTCGCCCCGGTGCATCTGCTCATCGAGCCGGAAGTGCCAGGGCCCGACGCGGACGACCAGGCCGCGCTCCCCTACGACGTAACGCCCGGTGAGACCGTTCCGCGCTACCAGGCCCGCGCGTGGATCCGCGGACTGGCCAACCTCCCCGGTACGGACCTGCGCACCTTCTTCTCGGAAGTGCCGGCCTGGGAATGGGGGCACCGATGGGTCCTGGTCAGTAAGGACGCCGACCCGGACGCCCCCATCGGGGACCTGCACAAGTGGGCACGCGCCGGATACGGCGGCTACGGCAACCCCGACATCGTCGGAAGGGGGCACGGTGGCGAGCCTGAAGAAGCGCCCGAACGGTAA
- the glnA gene encoding type I glutamate--ammonia ligase — MFQNADDVKKFIADEDVKFVDVRFCDLPGVMQHFTLPATAFDPDAEQAFDGSSIRGFQAIHESDMSLRPDLSTARVDPFRRDKTLNINFFIHDPITGEQYSRDPRNVAKKAEAYLASTGIADTAFFGPEAEFYVFDSVRFATRENESFYHIDSEAGAWNTGALEDNRGYKVRYKGGYFPVPPVDHFADLRAEISLELERSGLQVERQHHEVGTAGQAEINYKFNTLLAAADDLQLFKYIVKNVAWKNGKTATFMPKPIFGDNGSGMHVHQSLWSGGEPLFYDEQGYAGLSDTARYYIGGILKHAPSLLAFTNPTVNSYHRLVPGFEAPVNLVYSQRNRSAAMRIPITGSNPKAKRVEFRAPDASGNPYLAFSALLLAGLDGIKNKIEPAEPIDKDLYELAPEEHANVAQVPTSLGAVLDRLEADHEFLLQGDVFTPDLIETWIDFKRANEIAPLQLRPHPHEFEMYFDV; from the coding sequence ATGTTCCAGAACGCCGACGACGTCAAGAAGTTCATCGCGGACGAGGACGTCAAGTTCGTCGATGTCCGGTTCTGCGACCTGCCGGGCGTCATGCAGCACTTCACGCTGCCCGCCACGGCGTTCGACCCCGACGCCGAGCAGGCCTTCGACGGATCCTCGATCCGCGGCTTCCAGGCCATCCACGAGTCGGACATGTCCCTGCGCCCCGACCTGTCCACCGCGCGCGTCGACCCGTTCCGCCGGGACAAGACCCTCAACATCAACTTCTTCATCCACGACCCGATCACGGGCGAGCAGTACTCCCGCGACCCGCGGAACGTGGCGAAGAAGGCCGAGGCGTACCTGGCCTCCACGGGCATCGCCGACACGGCGTTCTTCGGTCCCGAGGCCGAGTTCTACGTCTTCGACTCCGTCCGCTTCGCCACCCGCGAGAACGAGTCCTTCTACCACATCGACTCCGAGGCCGGCGCCTGGAACACCGGTGCGCTGGAGGACAACCGCGGTTACAAGGTCCGCTACAAGGGCGGCTACTTCCCGGTCCCGCCGGTCGACCACTTCGCCGACCTGCGCGCCGAGATCTCCCTGGAGCTGGAGCGGTCCGGCCTCCAGGTCGAGCGCCAGCACCACGAGGTGGGCACCGCGGGCCAGGCGGAGATCAACTACAAGTTCAACACGCTGCTCGCGGCCGCGGACGACCTCCAGCTCTTCAAGTACATCGTGAAGAACGTGGCCTGGAAGAACGGCAAGACGGCGACCTTCATGCCGAAGCCGATCTTCGGTGACAACGGCTCGGGCATGCACGTCCACCAGTCGCTGTGGTCGGGCGGCGAGCCGCTCTTCTACGACGAGCAGGGCTACGCCGGCCTGTCGGACACCGCCCGCTACTACATCGGCGGCATCCTCAAGCACGCCCCGTCGCTGCTGGCCTTCACCAACCCGACGGTGAACTCGTACCACCGCCTGGTGCCGGGCTTCGAGGCGCCGGTGAACCTGGTGTACTCGCAGCGCAACCGCTCGGCCGCGATGCGGATCCCGATCACGGGCTCGAACCCGAAGGCCAAGCGCGTCGAGTTCCGCGCCCCGGACGCCTCCGGCAACCCGTACCTGGCGTTCTCGGCGCTGCTGCTGGCGGGCCTGGACGGCATCAAGAACAAGATCGAGCCGGCCGAGCCGATCGACAAGGACCTCTACGAGCTGGCTCCCGAGGAGCACGCGAACGTGGCGCAGGTCCCGACCTCGCTGGGCGCGGTCCTCGACCGCCTGGAGGCCGACCACGAGTTCCTGCTCCAGGGCGACGTGTTCACGCCGGACCTGATCGAGACGTGGATCGACTTCAAGCGCGCCAACGAGATCGCGCCGCTGCAGCTGCGTCCGCACCCGCACGAGTTCGAGATGTACTTCGACGTGTGA
- a CDS encoding RDD family protein yields the protein MDNRQAIGSWLSGPRAAVEEAGADFGHRGEQLGLPEEGPGSIARPGRRLGALAVDWALCSLIAYGLITGSYGQTASNWALLIFFVLSVLTVGTVGFTPGKRLFGLRVVDLATGRPSPLRALLRSVLLCLALPALIWDRDGRGLHDRLARTVEVRI from the coding sequence GTGGACAACAGGCAAGCAATCGGATCGTGGCTCTCCGGCCCCCGCGCGGCCGTGGAAGAGGCCGGCGCCGACTTCGGACACCGCGGCGAACAGCTCGGCCTGCCCGAGGAGGGACCGGGTTCGATCGCCCGCCCGGGCAGGCGGCTCGGCGCCCTGGCCGTCGACTGGGCCCTGTGCTCCCTGATCGCATACGGCCTGATCACGGGCAGCTACGGGCAGACGGCGAGCAACTGGGCCCTGCTGATCTTCTTCGTGCTGAGCGTGCTGACCGTCGGCACGGTCGGCTTCACCCCGGGCAAGCGCCTGTTCGGCCTGCGCGTCGTGGACCTCGCCACCGGCCGCCCCAGCCCGCTGCGCGCCCTGCTCCGCTCGGTCCTGCTGTGCCTCGCCCTCCCGGCCCTGATCTGGGACCGCGACGGCCGGGGCCTGCACGACCGGCTGGCGCGCACCGTGGAAGTCCGGATCTGA
- a CDS encoding DUF4191 domain-containing protein, producing MARKEPAADAANPGRLKQIALTYKMTRKADKKIGLVLAGVGIVVFGVLLAIGFWIGHPIYLGILGLLLAFLATAIVFGRRAERAAFGQMEGQPGAAAAVLDNIGRGWTTTPAVAMNRNQDVVHRAVGKAGIVLVAEGNPNRVKSLLAAEKKKMNRIVADVPVHDLLVGTGEGQVELKKLRTTMLKLPRVLSGPQVTVTNDRLRALGDLMSNMPLPKGPMPKGMRMPRGGNPKQR from the coding sequence ATGGCGAGGAAGGAACCTGCAGCGGACGCTGCGAATCCCGGGCGACTGAAGCAGATCGCTCTGACCTACAAGATGACCCGCAAGGCCGACAAGAAGATCGGTCTTGTGCTCGCGGGTGTCGGCATCGTCGTCTTCGGTGTCCTCCTCGCGATCGGTTTCTGGATCGGTCACCCCATCTATCTCGGCATCCTGGGCCTGCTGCTCGCCTTCCTCGCGACGGCGATCGTCTTCGGGCGCCGGGCCGAGCGGGCGGCCTTCGGGCAGATGGAGGGACAGCCCGGCGCCGCGGCGGCCGTGCTGGACAACATCGGCCGGGGCTGGACGACGACCCCCGCGGTGGCGATGAACCGCAACCAGGACGTGGTGCACCGCGCGGTCGGCAAGGCCGGCATCGTGCTGGTCGCGGAGGGCAACCCGAACCGGGTGAAGTCACTGCTGGCGGCCGAGAAGAAGAAGATGAACCGCATCGTCGCCGACGTCCCCGTGCACGACCTGCTCGTGGGCACCGGCGAGGGGCAGGTCGAGCTGAAGAAGCTGCGCACGACCATGCTCAAGCTCCCCCGCGTCCTGAGCGGCCCGCAGGTCACCGTGACCAACGACCGGCTGCGCGCCCTGGGCGACCTGATGAGCAACATGCCGCTGCCGAAGGGCCCGATGCCGAAGGGCATGCGGATGCCCCGCGGCGGCAACCCCAAGCAGCGCTGA